CCTGTCGTCGATCCCGGCGGCGGCAATCTGGTTCTTCATCTTCGCGATGCCGGGCATCATGCCCATAAGGCCCGAGATGCCGCCCATCTGCGCCATCTGCAGCAGCTGCTCGCGCATGTCGTTGAGGTCGAACTGACCCTTGCGCATCTTCTCGGCGGCGCGCGCGGCTTTCTCCGCGTCGATATTGGCCGCGGCCTTCTCGACCAGCGAGACGATGTCGCCCATGCCGAGGATGCGGCCCGCGATACGCGCGGGGTGGAAATCCTCCAGCGCATCGGTCTTTTCGCCGGTGCCGATCAGCTTGATCGGCTTGCCGGTGACCGCGCGCATTGACAGCGCGGCGCCGCCGCGGCCGTCGCCGTCGACGCGCGTCAGCACGATGCCGGTGAGCCCGACGCGGCTGTCGAACGAGCGCGCGAGGTTGACGGCGTCCTGGCCGGTCAGGGAGTCCGCGACCAGCAGCACTTCATGCGGGTCGGCGGTGGTTTTGATCTCGGCCGCCTCCGCCATCATCTCTTCGTCGAGCGTGGTGCGGCCGGCAGTGTCGAGCAGCACGACGTCGTAGCCGCCGATCTTGCCGGCTTCGAGCGCGCGCCGCGCGATCTGCGGCGGCTTCTGGCCTTCGACGATCGGCAGCGTCGGAATGTCGAGGTCGCGGCCGAGCACGGCGAGCTGCTCCATCGCGGCCGGGCGATAGACGTCGAGCGAAGCCATCAGCACCTTGCGCTTGTCGCGCTGGGTCAGGCGGCGGGCGAGCTTCGCGGTGGTCGTGGTCTTGCCGGAGCCCTGCAGGCCGACCATCATGATCGCGACCGGCGGCACCGCATTGAGATCGATGGTGTGACCTTCGGAGCCAAGGGTGGCGACCAGTTCGTCATGGACGATCTTGACCACCATCTGGCCGGGCGTGACCGACTTGACGACGGTGGCGCCGACCGCCTGTTCCCGGACGCGCTCGGTAAAGCTTCTCACGACGTCGAGCGCGACGTCAGCCTCAAGCAGCGCGCGGCGCACCTCGCGCATCGCGGCGTCGACGTCGGCCTCCGACAGGGAACCGCGTCCCGTGAGCCGGTCGAGAATGCCGCCAAGCCGTTCCGACAGATTGTCGAACAATGCCTTCGTCCTTTGCCTATCAAGGCAGTCGCTTCACTAACCAACGTCATGCCCCGCGAAGGCGGGGCATCCAGTACGCCGCAGCATTTCGGCCCAAACCGATCTGCTCTGGGATACCGGATCACCCGCTCCAGTGCGCAATTGCGCACAAGGCGGGTGATGACGACTTATGTCTCCCGGCGCCGAACGCCAGGACGATACTCCAAACACGTTTGCGCCCGAGGGCGCACAGCGCTGTCGGGCGTTGACCTCCGGCCTCCAGGACCGGGCGGTGGCTCGAAAAGATAAGACCTTTCCGATTGAAGTGGCGCGGTTAAATAGCCGGATCAGCGAAAAGTCAAGCAAACTCGCCGTAAAGCGCGGATTTTTGAGGGTTCCCAGCCCCTTGCCGTATCAGCGATTTTGGGGCCAATCGGGGCATGATTATCAGCCGCCGTCGCCTGCTGGGGCTGGTCGCCGGTGCGGCCGCCCTGATTGGCGTGCCTTCCTTCTGGTTCTCCCGCATGAAAACCTATTCCGGGCCGGTTTCCGACCATTTCGACGGCTTGCGCTTCTTCGATCCCGACGGTTCCCCACCCAAGTCGCTGCGCGAGGTGCTGCGCTGGCAGCTCGGCTCCGGACGGCAGCGCACCGACTGGCCTGTGTGGGTGCCGAGCCCCTATGCCGATACTCCGCCGGCACGCGTCGACGGCGCGCGGGTGCGGCTGTCCTTTGTCGGGCATGCGAGCTGGCTCTTGCAGACCGCCGGCCTCAATATCCTGATCGATCCGGTGTGGTCGGAGCGCGCCTCGCCGGTCGCCTTCGCCGGGCCCAAACGTCACAACGATCCCGGTATCGCGTTCGACGCGCTGCCGGAGATCGACGTCGCGCTGGTATCGCATGGCCATTACGACCATCTCGACGTCGCGACGCTGTCGAGGCTTGCCGCCAAATTCTCGCCGCGCGTGGTCACGCCGCTCGGCAACGACGTCACGATGCGCGAGGCGGATGGGGCGATCCGCGCGGAAGCGTTCGACTGGAACGCCCGCGTCGAGCTCGGTCCTGGCGTGGCTGTGACGCTGGTGGCGACGCGGCACTGGTCGGCGCGCGGCCTGTTCGACCGCAACAAGGCGCTGTGGGCGAGTTTCGTCCTGGAGACGCCGGCGGGAAAACTCTACGTCGTCTGCGATTCCGGTTACGGCGACGGCGGGCATTTCCGCCGCGTCGCCGCAGCGCATGGGCCCTTGAGGCTCGCGATCCTGCCGATCGGCGCCTATGAGCCGCGCTGGTTCATGCGCGACCAGCACATGAACCCGCAGGATGCGGTGAAGGCGCTGTTCGATTGCGGCGCAGCGCAGGCGCTCGCCCATCACCACGGCACCTTCCAGCTCACCGACGAGGCGATCGACGCGCCGGTCATCGCGCTTGGCGAAGCACTGGACGAGGCGAAGGTCGCGCGCGAGCGCTTCGTGGCGCTGAAGCCGGGACAGGTTTACGAAATCTAACGGCGCCGCGGACGGGGGCTCGGCTTCACCTCTTCCACGGGGGGGAGGTGAAGAGCGTTGGCGGAAGCTGCGGCTACGGCCCCGCCTGCTTGATCGCCCAGGTCACGTTCACGCTGACCGACAGCGTCTCTTCGCCCTGCGCCACCGGCGTGGGCGCAAATCCGGATGCGGCCACCTTGGCGCGGAACATCGGCTGGGGAGCTGAGCCGAGCTCAGCGATGCTCAGGGGCGCGCCCAGCGTGACGCCGGCGGCCTTGGCGTAGATCTCGGCCTTGCGCCGCGCGTCGGCGATCGCCCTTTCGCGGGCGTCGTCCAGAAGCTTCGAGGCTTGCGACACCGAGAAGCTGAGCCCGCCGATGTCATTGGCTCCGGCGCCGACCAGCGTGTCGATGATGCCGGCGACCTTGGTGACGTCGCGCAGCCTGATGGTCACGTGGTTGCTGGCGTGGTAGCCGACGATGCTCGGCGGCGCCGTGGGGGACGATGCGTTGCGGTTGGCGAATTGCGGCTGCAGCGACAGCCGCGAGGTCTGGTAGTCCTTTTCCTCGATGCCCGCGCCCTTCAGCGCCAGCAGCACCTTGCCCATCGTCGCGTTGTTGGCGTCGGCGGCCTCCCGCGCGGTCTTGGCGTCGGTGGTGACGCCGGCGTCGAGCTGCGCCTGATCGGGCGCCACCGACACGGTGGCCTCGCCGGTCACGGAGATCGCCGGCGGCAGATCGGTGGGCACTTGGGCGAGGGCGGGCGCGGTGAGGAGGGATGCGAGCAGGGTGCCGGCAACGGGAAGGCGAAATTTCATGGGGCTCACTTCAGGGGCACATAGACGTTGATCACGAGCTTGTCTTCGGCGGTCTTCAGGGGATCGGTGAGATATTCCTCGATGAAGGTATCCTTGGCTTCGAGCTTCTTGTCGTCGAGGTGATTGGTGATCGCCTCATAGGTGTTGTCCATGTTGTCGTAGGAACCGCGATGGACGAATTTGAGCGCCTTGCCTTCGGGCGACTTGCCCATGCTGGTGTCCTTGCCGAGATTCTTCGGCTCCTGCTCGACCGGAATTTCGGCGAGATAGGTGAAGCCGGTGTCGTCGGTCGAGGTGTAGACGATCATGGCATTGCCCGCTGGCTTGATGCCCTGCTTGTCGAGCAGCGCGTTGAGCGACTTGAACGACTCGATCAGGGTGTCGAAGGCGGAATCCCAGTTGGCGGTGCCGCGGTGGATCACGACCTTCTTGGCTTCCAGCGTGGTCTGCTCGCCGAAGGGATCGGCGGCCTGCACCGGTGCGGTCGAGGGGCTGGGGGCCGCGGCCGAGGGTGAGGCGGCCGGCGCCGGGCTTGCGGCGGGGGCCGGCGTCGCCGACGGGGCGGGCGTGGGCGATGCCGCCGGCGACGGCGTGGCGCTGGGCGCCGGGCTCGCCGATGGCGGCGGCGACTGCGCCCATCCGGCCGGCAGCGAAAGCC
This genomic interval from Bradyrhizobium sp. NP1 contains the following:
- the ffh gene encoding signal recognition particle protein produces the protein MFDNLSERLGGILDRLTGRGSLSEADVDAAMREVRRALLEADVALDVVRSFTERVREQAVGATVVKSVTPGQMVVKIVHDELVATLGSEGHTIDLNAVPPVAIMMVGLQGSGKTTTTAKLARRLTQRDKRKVLMASLDVYRPAAMEQLAVLGRDLDIPTLPIVEGQKPPQIARRALEAGKIGGYDVVLLDTAGRTTLDEEMMAEAAEIKTTADPHEVLLVADSLTGQDAVNLARSFDSRVGLTGIVLTRVDGDGRGGAALSMRAVTGKPIKLIGTGEKTDALEDFHPARIAGRILGMGDIVSLVEKAAANIDAEKAARAAEKMRKGQFDLNDMREQLLQMAQMGGISGLMGMMPGIAKMKNQIAAAGIDDRIIKRQVAIIDSMTRQERKSPDILKASRKKRIAAGAGQNVEQVNKLLKMHRNMADMMKAMSSGKRGPLAGIAQAMGFGGSTPAPTPEQLKALAEKMPGGLPQGGMPALPKDLPPSLRGGLPNLPGLTGMSGKPTLPGLGFPGKKK
- a CDS encoding MBL fold metallo-hydrolase, producing the protein MIISRRRLLGLVAGAAALIGVPSFWFSRMKTYSGPVSDHFDGLRFFDPDGSPPKSLREVLRWQLGSGRQRTDWPVWVPSPYADTPPARVDGARVRLSFVGHASWLLQTAGLNILIDPVWSERASPVAFAGPKRHNDPGIAFDALPEIDVALVSHGHYDHLDVATLSRLAAKFSPRVVTPLGNDVTMREADGAIRAEAFDWNARVELGPGVAVTLVATRHWSARGLFDRNKALWASFVLETPAGKLYVVCDSGYGDGGHFRRVAAAHGPLRLAILPIGAYEPRWFMRDQHMNPQDAVKALFDCGAAQALAHHHGTFQLTDEAIDAPVIALGEALDEAKVARERFVALKPGQVYEI
- a CDS encoding SIMPL domain-containing protein: MKFRLPVAGTLLASLLTAPALAQVPTDLPPAISVTGEATVSVAPDQAQLDAGVTTDAKTAREAADANNATMGKVLLALKGAGIEEKDYQTSRLSLQPQFANRNASSPTAPPSIVGYHASNHVTIRLRDVTKVAGIIDTLVGAGANDIGGLSFSVSQASKLLDDARERAIADARRKAEIYAKAAGVTLGAPLSIAELGSAPQPMFRAKVAASGFAPTPVAQGEETLSVSVNVTWAIKQAGP
- a CDS encoding GyrI-like domain-containing protein is translated as MSSAFFPRLAMAALIPAVAIWLSLPAGWAQSPPPSASPAPSATPSPAASPTPAPSATPAPAASPAPAASPSAAAPSPSTAPVQAADPFGEQTTLEAKKVVIHRGTANWDSAFDTLIESFKSLNALLDKQGIKPAGNAMIVYTSTDDTGFTYLAEIPVEQEPKNLGKDTSMGKSPEGKALKFVHRGSYDNMDNTYEAITNHLDDKKLEAKDTFIEEYLTDPLKTAEDKLVINVYVPLK